One stretch of Natronolimnobius baerhuensis DNA includes these proteins:
- a CDS encoding CocE/NonD family hydrolase — translation MSDVLVPGARDVRGTLDGPDDADTLVVACPPHPQQRGSRSDTRLVAVSDALTEAGIACLRFDYGPWDEGYGERTDVQNAIRWAADRYDRVGLCGYSFGATLAILAAADADPPVTAVSAIAPTARLAADLDACAALSALECPLQIVYGERDTTVEWEPLVDHLQGRTPESDGDKTRQPVDLVSLAADHFFVSQQQQVADAVSDFLVSRLGGEH, via the coding sequence ATGAGCGATGTGCTCGTTCCCGGTGCGCGCGACGTACGAGGGACGCTCGACGGCCCGGACGACGCAGACACACTCGTCGTCGCGTGTCCGCCCCACCCCCAGCAGCGAGGGTCGCGCAGCGATACGCGGTTGGTCGCCGTCAGCGACGCACTCACCGAGGCAGGAATCGCCTGCCTCAGATTCGATTACGGGCCGTGGGACGAGGGCTATGGAGAGCGTACTGACGTACAGAACGCGATTCGCTGGGCAGCCGACCGCTACGACCGCGTCGGCCTCTGTGGCTACAGTTTCGGCGCGACGCTTGCGATCCTCGCCGCCGCGGACGCCGATCCCCCGGTCACCGCCGTCTCGGCAATTGCACCCACCGCACGACTCGCCGCCGACCTCGATGCCTGTGCGGCACTTTCTGCCCTCGAGTGTCCCCTCCAGATCGTCTACGGCGAACGTGATACGACAGTCGAATGGGAGCCACTAGTCGATCACCTCCAAGGGCGCACTCCCGAGTCCGACGGAGACAAAACTCGTCAGCCAGTCGACCTCGTCTCACTCGCAGCCGATCACTTCTTCGTCTCACAGCAACAGCAGGTCGCCGACGCAGTCAGTGACTTTCTCGTCTCGAGACTCGGTGGGGAACACTGA
- a CDS encoding SDR family NAD(P)-dependent oxidoreductase has translation MALLEDQIAVITGAGSGIGRETATTFADHGAAVVVADIDVEGGEATVETITDAGGEATFVETDVSDPDDAKAMIETAVDEYGGLDILYNNAAIEGPVAKLEEYDNDAFEQVIDVNLKGVWYGMKYGIEAMLADGGGSIISASSIGGEVAVPQYSGYGAAKAAVSHLTKYAALEYAEDGIRANAVAPGIVRTEMIERTIEEHPEMEEQFQNTEPMPGLADPEEIANAVVFLASDLSSRVTGTTLPVEGGYLAQ, from the coding sequence ATGGCTCTACTCGAGGACCAGATTGCAGTAATCACCGGCGCAGGATCGGGAATTGGACGGGAAACGGCGACGACGTTCGCCGACCACGGCGCGGCCGTCGTCGTAGCAGATATCGACGTCGAGGGCGGCGAGGCGACCGTCGAGACGATCACCGATGCAGGCGGTGAGGCAACGTTCGTCGAAACGGATGTTTCTGACCCCGACGACGCGAAGGCGATGATCGAGACCGCCGTCGACGAGTACGGCGGACTGGACATCCTCTACAACAACGCGGCTATCGAAGGCCCGGTTGCCAAACTCGAGGAGTACGACAACGACGCGTTCGAGCAGGTGATCGACGTAAATCTGAAAGGCGTCTGGTACGGGATGAAATACGGCATCGAAGCGATGCTGGCCGATGGTGGCGGCTCAATCATCAGCGCGTCCTCGATTGGCGGCGAAGTCGCCGTCCCGCAGTACAGTGGCTACGGTGCCGCCAAAGCCGCCGTCAGTCACCTCACCAAGTACGCGGCACTCGAGTACGCCGAGGATGGCATCCGCGCGAACGCCGTCGCGCCAGGGATCGTTCGCACGGAAATGATCGAACGGACCATCGAGGAACACCCCGAGATGGAAGAACAGTTCCAGAACACTGAGCCGATGCCCGGCCTCGCCGACCCCGAGGAGATCGCTAACGCCGTGGTCTTTCTCGCCTCGGATCTCTCCTCGCGCGTAACTGGCACCACGCTCCCCGTCGAAGGCGGCTATCTCGCGCAGTAA
- a CDS encoding GNAT family N-acetyltransferase, whose product MTDVRVVGVDEPATRADAFDVRQTVFVEEQGVDEDLEYDAHDEPDASADHFVAYDGEGEGTTGEPVGAARLREYDSGIGKVERVAVLESHREAGVGRALMAAVETQARERGFESLKLHSQTRAAPFYDRLGYDRHGEKFEEAGIPHVEMRKSLSTD is encoded by the coding sequence ATGACAGACGTACGCGTCGTCGGTGTCGACGAGCCAGCCACGCGAGCGGATGCGTTCGACGTTCGACAGACCGTCTTCGTCGAGGAACAGGGCGTCGACGAGGACCTCGAGTACGACGCACACGACGAACCCGATGCGAGCGCGGATCATTTCGTCGCCTACGACGGCGAGGGCGAGGGCACGACCGGCGAGCCGGTTGGTGCCGCGCGACTGCGCGAATACGACTCCGGTATCGGCAAAGTCGAACGCGTCGCCGTCCTCGAGTCCCACCGCGAAGCCGGCGTCGGCCGAGCGCTCATGGCGGCTGTCGAAACACAGGCTCGAGAACGCGGTTTCGAGTCGCTGAAACTGCACTCACAGACGCGTGCAGCGCCGTTTTACGACCGGCTTGGATACGACCGCCACGGGGAGAAGTTCGAAGAGGCTGGTATCCCACACGTCGAGATGCGAAAATCGCTGTCGACCGACTGA
- a CDS encoding PspA/IM30 family protein, giving the protein MGILSRTSYVIRSKINSILNRAEDPTETLDYSYEQMRDQLQEVKRGIADLTTQKKRLEMQKRRLEDNVEKHNEQARTAVQQDREDLARRALEKKKTKMNQIEDLDRQIADLQKQQDSLIDQKNELQARIEEFRTKKETMKARYEAADASSTVSEAMTATGEEFEDVGRAIERAEEQTEDMEARAAALDELKETGAFDDVMSDKDNIDRELEELSTGSGVEAELETLKSDVGGGETDTATETDAESVDEEVTPDPEPAGDVDESDLEALEDDVDDSEVEAELAELKDEESN; this is encoded by the coding sequence ATGGGCATCCTCTCTCGGACCTCCTACGTCATCCGGTCGAAGATCAACTCCATCCTCAACCGGGCCGAGGACCCGACCGAAACGCTCGACTATTCCTACGAGCAGATGCGTGACCAGCTTCAGGAGGTCAAACGCGGTATCGCCGACCTGACGACACAGAAAAAGCGCCTCGAGATGCAAAAACGCCGTCTCGAGGATAACGTCGAGAAGCACAACGAGCAGGCTCGCACGGCGGTCCAACAGGACCGCGAAGATCTGGCACGACGAGCACTCGAGAAGAAGAAGACGAAGATGAACCAGATCGAGGATCTGGATCGTCAGATTGCGGATCTCCAAAAGCAACAAGATAGCCTGATCGACCAGAAAAACGAGTTACAGGCTCGTATCGAGGAGTTCCGGACGAAAAAGGAGACGATGAAGGCCCGCTACGAGGCAGCCGATGCGAGTTCGACGGTGTCGGAAGCGATGACCGCGACCGGCGAGGAGTTCGAAGATGTCGGGCGCGCTATCGAACGCGCCGAAGAGCAGACCGAGGATATGGAGGCGCGAGCTGCGGCACTCGACGAACTGAAAGAAACCGGCGCGTTCGACGATGTCATGTCCGACAAGGACAATATCGACCGCGAACTCGAGGAACTCTCGACCGGCAGCGGCGTCGAAGCCGAACTCGAGACGCTCAAATCGGATGTTGGAGGGGGAGAAACGGATACTGCCACAGAGACGGACGCCGAGTCAGTTGACGAGGAGGTCACACCGGACCCAGAGCCTGCTGGTGATGTCGACGAAAGCGACCTCGAAGCACTCGAGGACGACGTCGATGATTCGGAAGTCGAAGCCGAACTCGCGGAACTCAAAGACGAAGAAAGCAACTGA
- a CDS encoding HPP family protein gives MGLREALYPTTSEQINLRDDLSAGTNVTLHFLLLGGLAWASGQPFLFPSLGPSAYLLATGDNPRAEGAYHVIGGHAVAAICGLVAYLLLADGLIVVDAFEQGERFSTEVARLVLSGVVAMVLTTVAMLWTNTNHPAACATTLIVALGLMSTILDAVIIVIAVALLVWFHGVIVDRVQDIYGVEPNDPR, from the coding sequence ATGGGGCTTCGAGAGGCGCTGTATCCCACGACCAGCGAACAGATCAATCTCCGGGACGACCTCAGTGCTGGGACCAACGTCACACTCCATTTCCTGTTACTCGGTGGGCTTGCCTGGGCCTCCGGGCAGCCGTTTCTCTTTCCGAGTCTGGGGCCGTCTGCATACCTCCTCGCAACTGGCGACAATCCGCGTGCAGAAGGAGCCTACCACGTCATCGGTGGCCACGCTGTCGCCGCGATCTGTGGGTTGGTGGCCTACCTTCTGTTGGCTGACGGATTGATCGTCGTTGACGCGTTCGAACAGGGTGAGCGGTTCTCGACTGAGGTTGCCCGGCTCGTCCTCAGTGGCGTCGTCGCCATGGTGTTGACGACGGTCGCGATGCTCTGGACGAATACGAATCACCCTGCCGCCTGCGCGACCACCCTCATCGTCGCGCTCGGATTGATGTCGACGATTCTCGACGCTGTAATCATCGTTATCGCCGTCGCGTTGCTCGTCTGGTTCCACGGTGTCATCGTCGACCGTGTTCAGGATATCTACGGCGTCGAACCGAACGATCCACGTTGA
- a CDS encoding FxLYD domain-containing protein, with the protein MSDERALTRRSLLVGLTGITGVALAGCLEDDGVSLDGNPQFEDGEVGDVDGDPRSAEEMTAAESVAEQDTHEGVTRVQSLGLEDHEFVLEDDYLGSTVQGTVENTDSSRIELAEVRVRVYNDAGDQIGRYLASTGDLAAETTWEFQVVILEDPADIADYDITVVGTPT; encoded by the coding sequence ATGAGTGACGAGCGAGCGCTGACGCGGCGATCACTGCTCGTCGGACTGACGGGGATAACGGGAGTCGCCCTCGCAGGCTGTCTCGAGGACGACGGCGTCTCACTCGATGGCAACCCACAGTTCGAAGACGGCGAGGTGGGAGACGTCGACGGCGACCCACGGAGTGCCGAAGAGATGACGGCTGCCGAGTCGGTCGCCGAACAGGACACACACGAAGGCGTGACCCGCGTTCAGTCACTCGGACTCGAAGACCACGAGTTCGTCCTCGAAGACGATTACCTCGGTTCGACAGTCCAAGGGACCGTCGAAAACACCGACTCGAGTCGCATCGAACTCGCCGAAGTCCGCGTGCGCGTCTACAACGACGCCGGCGATCAGATCGGACGCTACCTCGCGAGCACCGGCGACCTCGCGGCTGAAACGACCTGGGAGTTTCAGGTCGTCATCCTCGAGGACCCTGCAGATATCGCGGACTACGACATCACGGTCGTTGGAACGCCGACGTAA